One window of Nitratidesulfovibrio sp. genomic DNA carries:
- a CDS encoding pyridoxal phosphate-dependent aminotransferase has protein sequence MSLISQQISGYLERSSWIRKMFEAGIALKQQYGEEAVCDFSLGNPDLPAPPAVAQALRELADNAGEPFTFGYMPNGGYPWARAKLAAHLSREQGVDLAADDVVLTCGAAGGLNAFLRAVLEPGDEMLAVSPFFVEYGFYVANHGGTFRTVPSKPDTFALDVAAIEAAIGPKTRALIVNSPNNPTGVIYNRAELTELAAALGRASQKHGRPIFLISDEPYRFLSYDGDEVPSLLPLYPHAVVVSSFSKNLSLAGERLGYIALSPLMEGRATLMAALLLTNRILGFVNPPAVGQHLMAKALGSQVDAGIYARRRDLMARILRDAGYEFQMPAGAFYFFPKAPGGDDVKFVNRLMEEKVLAVPGSGFGGPGHFRLTFCVGEDVIARSEEGFRRAIKG, from the coding sequence ATGTCGCTCATCTCCCAGCAGATTTCCGGGTACCTTGAACGTTCGTCGTGGATCCGCAAGATGTTCGAGGCGGGCATCGCCCTCAAGCAGCAGTACGGCGAAGAGGCCGTGTGCGATTTCAGCCTGGGCAACCCCGATCTGCCCGCCCCGCCCGCCGTGGCCCAGGCCCTGCGCGAGCTGGCCGACAACGCGGGCGAGCCGTTCACCTTCGGATACATGCCCAACGGCGGCTATCCGTGGGCGCGCGCCAAGCTGGCCGCGCACCTTTCACGGGAACAGGGCGTGGACCTTGCCGCCGATGACGTGGTGCTCACCTGCGGCGCGGCTGGCGGGCTGAACGCCTTCCTGCGCGCGGTACTGGAACCCGGCGACGAGATGCTGGCCGTGTCGCCGTTCTTCGTGGAGTACGGCTTCTACGTGGCCAACCACGGCGGCACCTTCCGCACCGTGCCGTCCAAACCGGACACCTTCGCGCTGGACGTGGCCGCCATAGAGGCCGCCATCGGGCCGAAAACGCGCGCGCTCATCGTCAACTCGCCCAACAACCCCACCGGGGTCATCTACAACCGGGCGGAACTGACCGAACTGGCAGCGGCGCTTGGCCGCGCATCGCAAAAGCACGGGCGGCCCATCTTCCTCATTTCTGACGAGCCGTACCGCTTCCTGTCCTATGACGGCGACGAGGTACCCTCGCTGCTGCCCCTGTACCCGCACGCGGTGGTGGTCAGTTCGTTCTCCAAGAACCTTTCGCTGGCGGGCGAGCGGCTGGGCTACATTGCCCTGTCGCCGCTGATGGAAGGGCGCGCCACGCTGATGGCCGCGCTGCTGCTGACCAACCGCATTCTCGGCTTCGTGAACCCGCCCGCCGTGGGCCAGCACCTGATGGCGAAAGCGCTCGGGTCGCAGGTGGACGCGGGCATCTACGCCCGCCGCCGCGACCTCATGGCGCGCATCCTGCGCGACGCGGGGTACGAATTCCAGATGCCCGCCGGGGCGTTCTACTTCTTCCCCAAGGCGCCGGGCGGCGACGACGTGAAGTTCGTCAACCGGCTGATGGAAGAGAAGGTGCTGGCCGTGCCCGGTTCCGGCTTCGGCGGGCCGGGGCATTTCCGGCTGACCTTCTGCGTGGGCGAGGATGTGATTGCCCGTTCGGAGGAAGGGTTCAGAAGGGCCATCAAGGGGTAG
- the aprB gene encoding adenylyl-sulfate reductase subunit beta, whose protein sequence is MPTYVDPSKCDGCKGGEKTACMYICPNDLMILDPEAMKAYNQEPEACWECYSCVKICPQGAITARPYADFAPMGGTCIPMRSADSIMWTVKFRNGNVKRFKFPIRTTPEGSIKPFDGKPEAGDLENELLFTETALIAPKVALGEKAAISDADLSQCWYETGCEGGNR, encoded by the coding sequence ATGCCGACTTATGTTGATCCGTCCAAGTGTGACGGCTGCAAGGGTGGCGAAAAGACCGCTTGCATGTACATCTGCCCCAACGACCTCATGATCCTCGACCCCGAGGCCATGAAGGCCTACAACCAGGAGCCCGAAGCCTGCTGGGAATGCTACTCCTGCGTGAAGATCTGCCCCCAGGGCGCCATCACGGCCCGCCCCTACGCCGACTTCGCGCCCATGGGCGGCACCTGCATCCCCATGCGCTCGGCCGACTCCATCATGTGGACCGTCAAGTTCCGCAACGGGAATGTGAAGCGCTTCAAGTTCCCCATTCGTACCACCCCCGAAGGCTCGATCAAGCCCTTCGACGGCAAGCCCGAAGCTGGCGACCTGGAAAATGAACTGCTGTTCACCGAAACGGCGCTCATCGCTCCCAAGGTTGCCCTGGGCGAAAAGGCCGCGATCAGCGATGCTGATCTGAGCCAGTGCTGGTATGAAACCGGTTGCGAAGGCGGCAACCGCTAG
- the ffh gene encoding signal recognition particle protein, with amino-acid sequence MFDSLSDRLTGVFRKFSGTGRLDEANIQDGLREVRLALLEADVNFKVVRDFIERVRERCLGQDVLKSLTPAQQVVKIVHDELVELLGGGTTQLDLRGRQPYVIMMVGLQGSGKTTSSAKLANLLRKQKMRPYLAPADVYRPAAIDQLHTLAKQLDIPAYPSAPGMNPVDIAVAAVEDAREKQCNVVIVDTAGRLHIDETLMQELVSIKGRVEPQEILFVADAMTGQDAVTVAESFNAALDISGVVLTKMDGDARGGAALSIRAVTGKPVKFVGMGEKLSDIEVFHPDRVAGRILGMGDMMTLIEKAQSTIKAEEAEELGRKFQKAEFDLEDFRTQMRRLKKLGSLEGILKLIPGMGALREKLGEMNVPEKEMGRVEAIINSMTMKERRNPKLLNGSRRQRIAMGSGTTVQDVNQLINNFEQMRGMMKKVMGGGKPAPAGKMPRMPKLPGMGGMGGLGGMAGLGGLGGLGGMPGMPGMGDGEGAPGGPNPVSKTALKKKKQLRKQQRNKSKKR; translated from the coding sequence ATGTTCGATAGTCTCTCGGACAGGCTGACAGGAGTTTTCCGGAAATTCAGCGGCACGGGCCGCCTCGACGAAGCCAACATTCAGGATGGCCTTCGCGAGGTGCGTCTTGCGCTGCTAGAGGCCGACGTCAACTTCAAGGTCGTCCGCGACTTCATCGAGCGCGTACGCGAACGGTGCCTCGGCCAGGACGTGCTGAAAAGCCTCACCCCTGCCCAGCAGGTGGTGAAGATCGTCCATGACGAACTGGTCGAACTGCTGGGCGGCGGCACCACCCAGCTCGACCTGCGCGGCAGGCAGCCCTACGTCATCATGATGGTGGGCCTGCAAGGCTCGGGCAAGACGACATCGTCGGCCAAGCTGGCCAACCTGCTGCGCAAGCAGAAGATGCGCCCGTACCTGGCCCCCGCCGACGTGTACCGCCCGGCGGCCATCGACCAGTTGCACACGCTGGCCAAGCAGCTCGACATTCCGGCCTACCCCTCGGCCCCCGGCATGAACCCGGTGGACATCGCCGTGGCCGCCGTGGAAGACGCGCGCGAAAAGCAGTGCAACGTGGTCATCGTGGACACTGCGGGCCGCCTGCACATCGACGAAACCCTGATGCAGGAGCTGGTCTCCATCAAGGGCCGCGTCGAACCGCAAGAAATTCTGTTCGTGGCCGACGCCATGACCGGCCAGGACGCGGTGACGGTTGCCGAATCGTTCAACGCCGCGCTCGACATTTCCGGCGTCGTGCTCACCAAGATGGACGGCGATGCCCGCGGCGGCGCGGCCCTGTCCATCCGCGCGGTCACCGGCAAGCCGGTGAAGTTCGTGGGCATGGGCGAGAAGCTCTCGGATATCGAGGTCTTCCACCCCGACCGCGTGGCGGGCCGCATTCTCGGCATGGGCGACATGATGACGCTCATCGAGAAGGCGCAGTCCACCATCAAGGCCGAAGAGGCCGAGGAACTGGGCCGCAAGTTCCAGAAGGCGGAGTTCGACCTGGAGGACTTCCGCACCCAGATGCGCCGGCTGAAGAAGCTGGGCTCGCTGGAAGGCATCCTGAAGCTGATTCCCGGCATGGGCGCGTTGCGCGAAAAGCTGGGCGAGATGAACGTGCCGGAAAAGGAGATGGGCCGGGTAGAGGCCATCATCAATTCCATGACCATGAAGGAACGCCGCAACCCCAAGCTGCTGAACGGCAGCCGCCGCCAGCGCATCGCCATGGGGTCCGGCACCACCGTGCAGGACGTGAATCAGCTGATCAACAATTTCGAGCAGATGCGCGGAATGATGAAAAAGGTCATGGGCGGGGGCAAACCCGCGCCGGCCGGCAAGATGCCGCGCATGCCCAAGCTGCCCGGAATGGGCGGCATGGGCGGACTGGGTGGAATGGCCGGGCTGGGTGGCCTGGGGGGCCTTGGCGGCATGCCGGGCATGCCCGGCATGGGTGACGGCGAAGGCGCGCCCGGCGGTCCCAACCCCGTATCCAAGACCGCGCTCAAGAAAAAGAAGCAGCTGCGCAAGCAGCAACGCAACAAGAGCAAGAAGCGCTGA
- the rpsP gene encoding 30S ribosomal protein S16 has translation MSVKLRLARMGNKKRAFYRIVAVNSAARRDGRPLEFLGFYNPMVNPAEVKIDTAKVQKWLDQGAEPTDTVRTLLKKQAG, from the coding sequence ATGTCCGTTAAGCTGAGACTCGCCCGCATGGGCAACAAGAAGCGTGCCTTCTACCGGATCGTCGCCGTCAACAGCGCTGCGCGCCGCGACGGTCGTCCCCTGGAATTCCTGGGCTTCTACAACCCCATGGTGAATCCTGCCGAAGTGAAGATCGACACCGCAAAGGTGCAGAAGTGGCTGGACCAGGGCGCCGAGCCCACCGACACCGTCCGTACCCTGCTCAAGAAGCAGGCCGGCTAG
- a CDS encoding 5-enolpyruvylshikimate-3-phosphate synthase, which translates to MHDTNDSPSGRPERDAASQPERFERTERPERAERPERAERPARPDRADRPDRSDRGDRSDRGDRPDRPDRPPRSGQGRPASGQSLVETIMELDRDIIRLLSKRARLFQKVRGSRRPGVSSAPARDTVAEKQLREAWESAAARVSRDPRFVRQLFALLQEVEMQERSPEGEVRPSFNLAPPRRPVSINIYGPLAARPTRLWVTLAAAAGAEADIEGAMLGDHLIDAVKALNQAGAHLSWEGDSLVRSKGGDALDFTDKVIYAGDDSLNFHLLAALSLGVTGKVKFTGGPALKMADTTALRQFLPQLGARLAPVLPKSSGLPVRLECSGVLPDEVRIPAELPADALTALLLAAPFWNATITLHCADHPAAAACIAEVLPLLRTCKADAAPLGETGEAALSVRIAPTAKLRVPKAPAMGIDPLVSAVVLAMPAFTGGEARLSGTWDATQPHAAAVLDMLRGTGLVVSADAKGVAAKPAMKPSVQAAPAPTAPLDASALPLDYAPLALALAAATARAAKVDVVPAPLLPEGLDTVTAESFTEQLGFALTTEAGQLVLRAVVPAGSKAPANGSPWASPTAPWTFGLALGALLRPGLHLSNPGNVTEMMPGFWALYNGLPSPENAPRKPKEQKDDGAKPTRRRIIAE; encoded by the coding sequence ATGCACGACACCAACGATTCCCCGTCCGGCCGTCCGGAACGGGATGCCGCGTCCCAGCCGGAGCGCTTCGAACGTACCGAGCGCCCCGAACGGGCAGAACGTCCAGAACGGGCCGAACGCCCCGCCCGGCCAGACAGAGCCGACAGGCCCGACCGCTCCGACAGGGGCGACCGCTCCGACAGGGGCGACCGCCCCGACAGGCCCGACCGCCCGCCGCGCTCCGGCCAGGGGCGTCCCGCCTCCGGCCAGTCGCTGGTCGAGACCATCATGGAACTCGACCGAGACATCATCCGCCTGCTGTCCAAACGCGCCCGTCTTTTCCAGAAAGTGCGCGGCAGCCGCCGTCCCGGTGTGTCCTCCGCCCCCGCGCGCGACACCGTGGCCGAGAAGCAGCTGCGCGAGGCGTGGGAAAGCGCCGCCGCGCGCGTCAGCCGCGACCCGCGCTTCGTGCGCCAGCTGTTCGCCCTGCTGCAGGAAGTGGAAATGCAGGAACGCAGCCCCGAAGGCGAGGTGCGCCCCAGCTTCAACCTGGCCCCGCCGCGCCGCCCGGTCTCCATCAATATATATGGACCGCTGGCCGCCCGCCCCACCCGGCTGTGGGTGACGCTGGCCGCCGCCGCCGGTGCCGAGGCGGACATAGAGGGCGCCATGCTGGGCGACCACCTGATCGACGCCGTGAAGGCGCTGAACCAGGCGGGCGCGCACCTGTCGTGGGAAGGCGACAGCCTGGTGCGCAGCAAGGGCGGCGACGCCCTGGACTTCACCGACAAGGTCATCTACGCGGGCGACGATTCCCTCAATTTCCACCTGCTGGCCGCGCTGTCCCTGGGCGTGACCGGAAAGGTCAAGTTCACCGGCGGCCCGGCCCTGAAGATGGCCGACACTACCGCCCTGCGCCAGTTTCTGCCGCAGCTCGGCGCGCGCCTTGCCCCAGTGCTGCCGAAATCCTCCGGCCTGCCCGTGCGTCTGGAATGTTCCGGCGTGCTGCCCGACGAAGTGCGCATCCCGGCGGAACTGCCCGCCGACGCGCTGACCGCGCTGCTGCTGGCCGCTCCTTTCTGGAACGCCACCATCACCCTGCACTGTGCGGATCATCCGGCTGCGGCCGCCTGCATCGCCGAGGTGCTGCCCCTGCTCAGGACCTGCAAGGCCGACGCCGCCCCCCTGGGCGAAACCGGCGAGGCAGCCCTGTCGGTGCGCATCGCCCCCACTGCCAAGCTGCGGGTACCCAAGGCCCCGGCCATGGGCATCGACCCCCTGGTCTCCGCCGTGGTGCTGGCCATGCCCGCCTTCACCGGCGGCGAAGCCCGGCTTTCCGGCACCTGGGATGCCACGCAGCCCCATGCCGCAGCAGTGCTGGACATGCTGCGAGGCACAGGCCTTGTGGTCAGCGCCGACGCCAAGGGCGTGGCTGCAAAGCCCGCCATGAAGCCATCGGTGCAGGCCGCGCCCGCGCCCACCGCACCGCTGGATGCATCCGCCCTGCCCCTCGACTACGCCCCGCTGGCGCTGGCCCTGGCCGCCGCCACGGCCCGCGCGGCCAAGGTGGACGTGGTGCCCGCGCCGCTCCTGCCCGAAGGGCTGGACACCGTGACGGCGGAAAGCTTCACCGAACAGTTGGGCTTCGCCCTGACTACCGAGGCTGGCCAGCTGGTGCTGCGTGCCGTGGTGCCCGCCGGTTCCAAGGCCCCGGCCAATGGTTCGCCCTGGGCAAGCCCCACGGCGCCCTGGACGTTCGGGCTGGCGCTGGGCGCACTGCTGCGCCCCGGCCTGCACCTGTCCAACCCCGGCAACGTGACCGAGATGATGCCGGGGTTCTGGGCGCTGTACAACGGCCTGCCCTCGCCAGAAAATGCCCCGCGCAAGCCCAAGGAGCAGAAGGATGACGGCGCCAAGCCCACTCGACGACGCATCATTGCCGAATAG
- a CDS encoding KH domain-containing protein → MLKDLVEYIARSLVDKPEDVHVTEVEGEQTSVLELKVAKEDLGKVIGKQGRTARAMRTILGAASTKARKRSVLEILE, encoded by the coding sequence ATGCTGAAAGATCTGGTCGAATACATCGCGAGATCCCTCGTCGACAAGCCGGAAGACGTGCATGTGACAGAGGTCGAGGGCGAACAGACGTCCGTTCTCGAACTGAAGGTAGCGAAGGAAGACCTCGGCAAGGTCATCGGCAAGCAGGGCCGCACGGCGCGTGCCATGCGCACCATTCTGGGAGCGGCTTCCACCAAGGCGCGCAAGCGTTCCGTGCTCGAAATCCTCGAGTAA